A window of the Novipirellula caenicola genome harbors these coding sequences:
- a CDS encoding Gfo/Idh/MocA family oxidoreductase: protein MARFKIAGINFDHFHMGDLLRMVHEHPDAEIVGLCDNDPQRMTAAAKSFQVPEDRIFTDHVACLQQTKPDLVILCPAASQHGEWVEKVAPFGCDIMVEKPFAGSLAEADRMIAATQASGSRLAINWPLTWMPSHRTAKRLIDEGVIGEVLEVHHYGGNRGPLWHAADKVERTASDVEREKPNSWFYKRDQGGGSLLDYAGYGTTLGTWFMNGRRPIEVSCVVDQPEGLEVDEHSIIVARYRTGLSKFETRWGTFTDPWTHQPQPKCGFVIVGTQGTISSEDYAGVVNLQTENQPAAHPIEVDVLTPPQQNPVQYMVDVITRGGQVEGPLSPEISRIGQQIVDTAVQSAQQRATLPLLD from the coding sequence ATGGCTCGATTCAAAATCGCGGGTATCAATTTTGATCATTTTCATATGGGGGATTTGTTGCGAATGGTGCACGAACACCCCGACGCCGAGATCGTTGGGCTGTGCGACAATGATCCTCAGCGAATGACTGCTGCGGCAAAATCATTTCAGGTTCCTGAGGACCGCATTTTTACGGATCACGTGGCGTGTCTTCAGCAAACCAAACCCGATCTGGTGATCCTTTGCCCGGCGGCGTCGCAGCATGGCGAGTGGGTCGAAAAGGTCGCTCCGTTCGGTTGCGACATTATGGTCGAGAAGCCGTTTGCCGGGTCGTTGGCCGAAGCCGACCGGATGATCGCGGCCACACAGGCTTCGGGAAGCCGGTTGGCGATCAATTGGCCACTGACTTGGATGCCATCGCATCGCACCGCCAAGCGGTTGATCGACGAAGGCGTGATCGGCGAGGTCCTCGAAGTGCATCACTATGGCGGCAACCGTGGCCCGCTGTGGCATGCCGCCGATAAGGTCGAGCGAACCGCCAGCGACGTCGAGCGTGAAAAACCTAACAGCTGGTTTTACAAGCGAGACCAAGGCGGTGGGTCGCTGCTTGATTATGCCGGCTACGGAACAACGCTGGGGACGTGGTTCATGAACGGCCGTCGCCCGATCGAAGTCAGCTGTGTCGTCGACCAGCCCGAGGGATTGGAGGTGGACGAGCACAGTATCATTGTCGCCCGCTATCGCACCGGTTTGTCCAAATTTGAAACTCGCTGGGGAACCTTTACGGATCCGTGGACACACCAACCACAACCCAAGTGCGGTTTTGTGATCGTGGGGACGCAGGGAACGATTTCTAGCGAAGACTATGCCGGCGTCGTCAATCTTCAAACCGAAAACCAGCCCGCCGCGCACCCGATCGAGGTAGACGTGCTGACGCCGCCTCAGCAGAATCCGGTGCAGTACATGGTCGATGTGATTACCCGCGGAGGTCAAGTCGAAGGACCGCTAAGCCCCGAGATCAGCCGCATCGGTCAACAAATTGTCGACACGGCGGTGCAAAGTGCACAGCAGCGGGCGACATTGCCGCTGCTGGATTAA
- a CDS encoding glycoside hydrolase family 2 TIM barrel-domain containing protein, which produces MLSESQGNRRPLLRSSLIARSITFAACAICLCCYTTPATAEPHDWENEQIVSQNKQPPRATSLPFADRESAIQATPEATPYFQSLNGIWKFNWVKQPSDRPVDFYRPDFDVRQWDDLAVPSNWQMHGYGVPLYSNIPYPFKKDPPRVMGEPPKHFTNFDQRNPVGSYRRQFAIPEQWKDRQTFLQFNGVDSAFYVWVNGEKVGYSQDSRTPALFNITSFLQPGENTLAVEVYRYSDGSYLEDQDFWRLSGIFRDVFLWSAAPLHVRDFFVHTDLDSDYQDAKLSVDIEIANSGNSEQSFTVAAELIDDQNATVFRDVIATGKVPANRSTNRTLTKDVVAPKLWSAENPNLYRLLLTLSDDQGNVIEVTTSRVGFRKVEIKQGLLHINGKYVYLKGVNRHEHDPDTGHTVSTASMIEDIKLMKQFNINAVRTSHYPNDPQWYDLCDQYGLYLVDEANIESHGMGYGQESLAKDPAWGKAHLDRTERMVERDKNHPSVIIWSLGNEAGNGVNFMDDYDWIKKRDPSRPVQYERAGYDDRNTDIRCPMYAGIDEIVSYASKNPDRPLILCEYAHAMGNSVGNFQDYWDAIESYDHLQGGFIWDWVDQGLRKTIPTMVIVKDQQNSDLSANVIGDVDAEKGVTGAVVVGRSKALQLTETLTLEAVINGNHASAFCPLISKGDHQYLLRLDAKGINFTLYTDAWKGLHVTYDNAQLHEGQNRITATYDGKHQRLYVNGKQVGEKELQGTIHPSVFDVNIGRNSEVTNRVSSLPIREARIYNRPLSAEEVANVQQRGKEGLVLDLDLRKTQQQQRPANSPDTFFAYGGDFGDQPNDGNFCMNGLVQPDRRLNPHLWEVKKVHQNIKVTAVDLANGKFAVQNKFLFTNLNEFIAKWVIRRDGDPIRSGTLDRLDIAPLTSDEITLPVDGLDDQNGEILLTISFELPAPLPWADAGHRIAWDQFVLHDWSTSLTTDSEEPTRVVVSETQDQVEITAGKTVATFAKSSGELRSLEVDGHALFSGPLVPQFWKAPNDNQYRNKYLSRLGAWRNAADQRTLTKMMVEEQKDHVDVITESDLPVGDARLTLRYSIFPGGHIHVVSDYDPGQGERPLIPRFGMQVKVPQAMDQVRWYGRGPQETYWDRKTGGEIAVYESSVDEMVHPYCRPQDVGNRTDVRWIAVVDKAGRGLKFTGKAPVSMSAWPFTIEDVETASHPYQLPRRDFNLLSIDAKLHGVGGDNSWGAQTHAQYTIPGDQPLHYEFTISPITP; this is translated from the coding sequence ATGCTTTCTGAATCGCAAGGCAATCGTCGGCCCCTTCTACGATCCTCCCTAATCGCACGCTCGATCACATTTGCGGCCTGTGCCATTTGTCTTTGCTGCTACACCACACCCGCGACCGCAGAACCCCACGATTGGGAAAACGAACAGATCGTTTCGCAAAACAAGCAACCACCACGTGCGACGTCGTTGCCGTTTGCGGATCGCGAAAGTGCAATCCAAGCCACCCCCGAAGCAACGCCTTACTTCCAAAGTCTCAATGGGATTTGGAAATTCAACTGGGTGAAGCAACCGAGCGATCGACCGGTTGATTTTTACCGTCCTGATTTTGATGTTCGCCAATGGGACGATTTGGCGGTGCCAAGCAATTGGCAGATGCATGGATACGGTGTTCCGCTTTACAGCAATATCCCCTATCCGTTCAAAAAAGATCCGCCTCGCGTGATGGGCGAGCCGCCAAAACACTTTACTAATTTTGATCAACGCAATCCGGTTGGATCGTACCGTCGCCAATTCGCCATCCCCGAGCAGTGGAAGGATCGCCAAACGTTCTTGCAATTCAACGGGGTCGACTCGGCGTTTTACGTGTGGGTCAACGGTGAAAAGGTTGGCTACAGCCAAGACAGCCGCACTCCGGCACTTTTTAACATCACGTCCTTCCTGCAGCCTGGCGAGAACACCTTGGCGGTGGAGGTTTATCGCTATAGCGACGGCAGCTACCTGGAGGACCAAGACTTCTGGAGACTCAGCGGGATCTTTCGCGACGTTTTCCTCTGGTCCGCAGCCCCGCTGCATGTACGTGACTTTTTTGTGCATACCGATCTGGACTCGGACTACCAAGACGCAAAATTGTCGGTCGATATCGAAATCGCCAATTCAGGAAATAGCGAACAGAGCTTTACAGTCGCAGCCGAATTGATCGACGATCAAAATGCAACCGTATTTCGCGACGTTATCGCGACGGGAAAGGTTCCCGCGAATCGTTCGACGAATCGAACCTTGACCAAAGACGTTGTCGCACCAAAGCTGTGGTCAGCCGAAAACCCCAACCTCTATCGATTGCTTTTGACATTAAGTGATGATCAAGGCAACGTGATCGAAGTAACCACCTCGCGAGTCGGTTTTCGCAAGGTCGAAATCAAACAAGGCCTACTGCACATCAACGGCAAATACGTCTACTTGAAAGGTGTCAATCGGCACGAGCATGATCCCGACACTGGGCACACAGTTTCGACCGCTTCGATGATCGAGGACATCAAGCTGATGAAACAATTTAATATCAACGCGGTTCGTACCAGCCATTATCCGAACGACCCGCAGTGGTACGATCTGTGCGATCAATATGGTTTGTATTTAGTCGATGAAGCAAACATCGAATCGCACGGGATGGGTTACGGCCAAGAATCGCTCGCGAAGGATCCGGCTTGGGGAAAAGCTCACCTGGACCGTACCGAGCGGATGGTCGAACGAGACAAGAACCATCCCTCGGTGATCATTTGGTCGCTCGGTAACGAAGCCGGTAACGGCGTGAATTTCATGGACGACTACGACTGGATCAAAAAACGCGATCCGTCGCGTCCGGTCCAATACGAACGCGCTGGATACGACGACCGAAACACCGACATTCGTTGCCCAATGTATGCCGGCATTGACGAGATCGTCAGTTACGCGTCAAAGAATCCTGATCGTCCGCTGATCTTGTGCGAGTACGCTCATGCGATGGGCAACAGCGTCGGTAATTTCCAAGATTACTGGGACGCGATCGAGTCCTATGATCACCTGCAAGGTGGATTCATTTGGGATTGGGTTGACCAAGGTCTTCGCAAAACGATCCCCACCATGGTGATTGTCAAGGATCAACAAAACAGCGACCTATCCGCGAACGTGATCGGAGACGTGGATGCCGAAAAGGGAGTCACCGGAGCGGTTGTGGTCGGACGGTCCAAGGCGTTGCAGTTGACCGAAACCTTGACACTCGAAGCGGTGATTAACGGCAACCATGCTTCGGCATTTTGCCCGCTGATTTCCAAGGGCGACCATCAATACTTGCTGCGATTGGATGCCAAAGGCATCAACTTCACCCTGTACACCGACGCATGGAAAGGCCTTCACGTTACCTATGACAACGCACAGCTGCACGAAGGTCAAAACCGCATCACCGCGACCTACGATGGCAAGCACCAACGGCTGTATGTCAACGGCAAACAGGTAGGTGAAAAAGAATTGCAGGGAACGATTCACCCGAGTGTGTTTGACGTCAACATTGGTCGCAATTCCGAAGTCACCAACCGAGTGTCATCACTGCCGATTCGTGAAGCAAGAATCTACAACCGCCCGCTGTCGGCTGAAGAAGTCGCCAACGTTCAGCAGCGAGGTAAGGAAGGGCTTGTCTTGGATCTCGACCTTCGCAAAACGCAACAACAGCAGCGACCGGCGAACAGCCCCGATACGTTTTTTGCCTACGGTGGCGATTTTGGGGACCAACCCAACGATGGTAATTTTTGCATGAATGGTCTCGTCCAACCGGATCGCCGTCTGAATCCTCATCTTTGGGAAGTCAAAAAGGTTCACCAAAACATCAAGGTAACCGCGGTCGATTTGGCGAATGGTAAGTTTGCAGTCCAGAACAAGTTTCTATTCACCAATCTGAACGAGTTCATCGCCAAATGGGTGATACGCCGCGACGGTGACCCCATTCGCTCGGGAACGCTCGACCGTTTGGACATCGCACCATTAACAAGCGACGAAATCACACTACCCGTGGATGGGCTGGACGATCAAAACGGCGAGATCCTGTTAACCATTTCCTTTGAATTACCGGCCCCGCTGCCTTGGGCAGACGCCGGACACCGGATCGCTTGGGACCAATTTGTGCTTCACGATTGGAGTACCAGTCTGACCACCGATAGCGAGGAACCTACCCGTGTGGTGGTCAGCGAAACGCAGGATCAGGTGGAAATTACCGCCGGCAAAACTGTGGCCACGTTTGCGAAGAGCAGCGGAGAACTCCGTTCGCTCGAGGTGGATGGTCATGCGCTGTTTTCCGGACCGCTTGTGCCACAGTTTTGGAAAGCGCCAAACGACAACCAATATCGCAACAAGTACTTGAGCCGGTTGGGTGCGTGGCGGAATGCAGCCGACCAGCGGACGCTGACGAAGATGATGGTCGAGGAACAAAAAGACCACGTCGATGTCATCACTGAATCCGATCTGCCCGTGGGTGATGCTCGATTGACACTGCGATACTCAATTTTCCCCGGTGGTCACATCCATGTCGTTTCCGACTACGATCCAGGCCAAGGGGAACGGCCGCTGATTCCTCGCTTTGGCATGCAAGTCAAAGTCCCGCAAGCGATGGATCAAGTACGTTGGTATGGCCGTGGCCCGCAGGAAACGTACTGGGATCGCAAAACCGGAGGTGAGATCGCGGTCTATGAATCGAGCGTCGACGAGATGGTGCATCCGTATTGCCGGCCACAAGACGTAGGTAACCGGACCGACGTCCGATGGATCGCCGTCGTTGACAAAGCGGGACGAGGGCTGAAGTTCACCGGCAAAGCTCCCGTAAGCATGAGTGCATGGCCGTTCACGATCGAGGATGTGGAAACCGCATCCCATCCCTATCAATTGCCGCGTCGAGATTTCAATTTGCTCAGCATCGACGCAAAGCTACACGGCGTCGGTGGTGACAATTCGTGGGGAGCACAGACGCATGCTCAGTACACGATCCCGGGTGATCAACCGCTGCACTACGAATTCACGATCTCGCCGATCACCCCGTAG
- a CDS encoding DUF2185 domain-containing protein, producing MKKKFALSAAEIQPLAEGFGGCFATDAITVDGNPVGYMYREEADFEEDSGWRFLAGTETQKYLDDANNTGIYDVNEIANFDPDIIPLLDAPEGSAFERDEESGAFVDVSDDDEEDEDEG from the coding sequence GTGAAAAAAAAGTTTGCCCTTTCTGCTGCTGAAATCCAACCCCTCGCTGAGGGCTTTGGAGGTTGCTTTGCCACGGACGCGATCACCGTCGATGGCAATCCGGTGGGCTACATGTACCGTGAGGAAGCGGATTTCGAAGAGGACAGCGGGTGGCGTTTCCTGGCGGGAACCGAGACCCAGAAATATCTCGATGACGCCAACAATACCGGTATCTACGACGTCAACGAAATCGCCAACTTTGACCCCGACATTATCCCGCTGCTCGATGCCCCCGAAGGTTCGGCATTCGAGCGAGATGAAGAGAGCGGCGCGTTCGTCGATGTCTCGGATGACGACGAAGAAGACGAAGACGAGGGGTGA